One Yimella lutea DNA window includes the following coding sequences:
- the rpsK gene encoding 30S ribosomal protein S11: MPPKSRTAAGAKKVRRKEKKNVAAGHAYIRSTFNNTIVSITDPTGAVISWASAGQVGFKGSRKSTPYAAQMAAEAAARRAMDHGMRKVDVFVKGPGSGRETAIRSLAAAGLEVGAISDVTPQPHNGVRQPKRRS; encoded by the coding sequence ATGCCTCCCAAGAGCCGTACGGCTGCGGGCGCCAAGAAGGTGCGCCGCAAGGAGAAGAAGAACGTTGCCGCTGGTCACGCATACATCCGCAGCACGTTCAACAACACCATCGTTTCCATCACTGACCCCACCGGTGCAGTGATTTCGTGGGCCTCGGCCGGTCAGGTCGGTTTCAAGGGCTCGCGTAAGTCCACCCCGTACGCCGCCCAGATGGCTGCTGAGGCTGCTGCCCGCCGCGCCATGGATCACGGCATGCGCAAGGTCGACGTCTTCGTGAAGGGCCCGGGTTCGGGCCGCGAGACCGCGATCCGCTCGTTGGCCGCGGCCGGCCTCGAGGTCGGCGCGATTTCCGACGTCACCCCGCAGCCGCACAACGGTGTCCGCCAGCCCAAGCGTCGCAGCTGA
- the rpsD gene encoding 30S ribosomal protein S4, protein MARYTGPITKKSRRLKTDLVGGDKNFEMRPFPPGQHGRGRVQEKEYLTQLQEKQKARFAYGVMEKQFVRYYKEAARRSGKTGENLLIILESRLDNVIYRAGLARTRRAARQLVSHGHFEVNGVRVDVPSYRVEQYDIITVREKSREKFPLQLARETVGDRPIPAWMHVVPGSLQVLIHQLPTREQIDVPLTEQLIVELYSKN, encoded by the coding sequence ATGGCCCGTTACACCGGTCCCATCACCAAGAAGTCGCGTCGCCTCAAGACCGACCTCGTCGGCGGCGACAAGAACTTCGAGATGCGTCCCTTCCCGCCCGGCCAGCACGGCCGCGGTCGGGTGCAGGAGAAGGAATACCTGACCCAGCTGCAGGAGAAGCAGAAGGCTCGCTTCGCCTACGGCGTCATGGAGAAGCAGTTCGTCCGGTACTACAAGGAAGCGGCTCGCCGCTCCGGCAAGACCGGTGAGAACCTGCTCATCATCCTCGAGTCGCGCCTCGACAACGTGATCTACCGCGCCGGTCTGGCCCGCACCCGTCGTGCGGCCCGCCAGCTGGTCAGCCACGGTCACTTCGAGGTCAACGGCGTGCGCGTCGACGTCCCGAGCTACCGCGTGGAGCAGTACGACATCATCACCGTCCGTGAGAAGTCGCGCGAGAAGTTCCCGCTGCAGCTGGCCCGCGAGACCGTCGGCGACCGTCCGATCCCGGCGTGGATGCACGTCGTCCCGGGCAGCCTGCAGGTGCTGATCCACCAGCTGCCGACCCGCGAGCAGATCGACGTGCCGCTCACCGAGCAGCTCATCGTGGAGCTCTACTCGAAGAACTGA
- a CDS encoding DNA-directed RNA polymerase subunit alpha translates to MLIAQRPVLSEEVVSENRSRFVIEPLEPGFGYTLGNSLRRTLLSSIPGASVTSLRIDGVQHEFSTIPGVKEDVTEIILNIKGLVVSSEHDEPVVMYLRKQGPGVVTAADIAPPAGVEVHNPDLVIATLNDKGKIEMELTVERGRGYVSANQNKSADQEIGRIPVDSIYSPVLAVTYKVEATRVEQRTDFDKLIVDVETKNSMAPRDAMASAGKTLVELFGLARELNVEAEGIDMGPSATDAALAADMALPIEDLDLTVRSYNCLKREGIHTVGELVGRSEADLLDIRNFGTKSIVEVKDKLHEMGLQLKDSPPGFDASAIADRYEDDADEISFAEDEQY, encoded by the coding sequence GTGCTCATCGCACAGCGTCCCGTCCTCTCGGAGGAAGTTGTCTCCGAGAACCGCTCCCGGTTCGTCATCGAGCCGCTCGAGCCGGGCTTCGGTTACACCCTCGGCAACTCCCTTCGTCGCACCCTGCTCTCGAGCATCCCGGGTGCCTCGGTCACCAGCCTGCGCATCGACGGTGTGCAGCACGAATTCTCCACGATCCCCGGGGTCAAGGAGGATGTCACCGAGATCATCCTGAACATCAAGGGTCTGGTCGTCTCCTCCGAGCACGACGAGCCGGTCGTCATGTACCTGCGCAAGCAGGGCCCGGGCGTCGTCACCGCGGCGGACATCGCGCCGCCGGCCGGTGTCGAGGTGCACAACCCCGACCTGGTGATCGCCACCCTGAACGACAAGGGCAAGATCGAGATGGAGCTGACCGTCGAGCGCGGTCGCGGCTACGTCTCGGCCAACCAGAACAAGTCCGCAGACCAGGAGATCGGTCGCATCCCGGTCGACTCGATCTACTCGCCGGTGCTGGCCGTCACCTACAAGGTGGAAGCCACCCGTGTCGAGCAGCGCACCGACTTCGACAAGCTGATCGTCGATGTCGAGACCAAGAACTCGATGGCTCCCCGCGACGCGATGGCGTCGGCCGGTAAGACGCTGGTCGAGCTGTTCGGTCTGGCTCGCGAGCTCAACGTCGAGGCTGAGGGCATCGACATGGGTCCGTCGGCCACCGACGCCGCGCTGGCCGCCGACATGGCACTGCCGATCGAGGACCTCGATCTCACCGTCCGCTCGTACAACTGTCTCAAGCGCGAGGGCATCCACACCGTGGGTGAGCTCGTCGGACGCAGTGAGGCCGACCTTCTCGACATCCGCAACTTCGGTACGAAGTCGATCGTCGAGGTCAAGGACAAGCTGCACGAGATGGGCCTTCAGCTCAAGGACAGCCCGCCCGGGTTCGACGCGAGCGCGATTGCCGACCGTTACGAGGACGACGCTGACGAGATCAGCTTCGCCGAGGACGAGCAGTACTGA
- the rplQ gene encoding 50S ribosomal protein L17, producing MPTPTKGPRIGGGPAHERLILANLAQSLFEHDRITTTEAKAKRLRPLAERLITFAKRGDLHARRRVMTVIRDKGVVHRLFVEIAPDMTDRQGGYTRITKIAPRKGDNAPMAVIELVREPVNAKPKRAVVAEAEAATKRSAKDAEAADEATAPAPLGDTEDAAAGSEPADGEKVQQEA from the coding sequence ATGCCTACCCCTACCAAGGGCCCCCGCATCGGTGGCGGTCCCGCGCACGAGCGGCTCATCCTCGCCAACCTGGCGCAGTCGCTGTTCGAGCACGACCGGATCACCACCACCGAGGCCAAGGCCAAGCGCCTTCGTCCGCTGGCCGAGCGTCTGATCACCTTCGCCAAGCGCGGTGACCTGCACGCCCGTCGTCGCGTGATGACCGTCATTCGTGACAAGGGTGTCGTCCACCGTCTCTTCGTCGAGATCGCGCCGGACATGACCGACCGTCAGGGTGGTTACACCCGCATCACCAAGATCGCGCCGCGCAAGGGCGACAACGCGCCGATGGCCGTGATCGAGCTCGTCCGCGAGCCCGTCAACGCCAAGCCGAAGCGCGCTGTCGTCGCCGAGGCCGAGGCTGCCACCAAGCGTTCCGCCAAGGACGCGGAGGCTGCTGACGAGGCGACCGCTCCCGCGCCCCTGGGCGACACCGAGGACGCTGCGGCCGGCTCCGAGCCGGCCGATGGCGAAAAGGTCCAGCAGGAGGCCTGA
- a CDS encoding serine/threonine-protein kinase, which produces MGRTLRQGEIFAGFRVQRRLGAGGMGAVYAVDHPRLPRQVALKLLTADATDQGAAARFEREAETIARLDHPNIVGVLDRGIEDGHPWISMQLIDGVDADSLLRSDGPLPLGRVVHIGTQIAEALDAAHRRGVVHRDVKPANIMLARAEHGQSERALITDFGIARLEQAADVGGTSPGEDSTAPVDITGSLDGVRATAAYASPEQLAGDPTDGRSDQYSLACTVFALLTGHGPYPGPARTAIMGHLNAPIPSADVERPDIPKAAAVALQRAMSKHAADRYDNCAQLMQHFRTSLAAPAVPAATKRNRMLLPAVGVAALLGVGGVGLWQVLGADADQKRMVIGTTTATRTTASTSTKPTEDDLWRKGAPVLAMWPNLFPQSPSAEGYQNMLCSPNDEDKSFRKVQSSYRFICAVRQQGPSKPVIDVDLVVYKPGDGQRAQDAMVDGVPPLPVVAHGTKLRSYHLNDPVAGSWILVRYNAADKKDIHIQVGTKDGSLSYSELYDWIAAAPF; this is translated from the coding sequence ATGGGCAGGACGCTCCGGCAGGGGGAGATCTTCGCCGGCTTCCGGGTGCAACGACGTCTGGGCGCCGGTGGCATGGGCGCGGTGTACGCGGTCGATCATCCGCGCCTGCCACGCCAGGTGGCGCTGAAGTTACTGACGGCGGACGCCACCGACCAAGGTGCCGCTGCCCGCTTCGAGCGCGAGGCCGAGACCATCGCGCGGCTGGACCACCCGAACATCGTCGGAGTGCTCGATCGCGGCATCGAGGACGGCCACCCGTGGATCTCCATGCAACTCATCGACGGGGTGGACGCCGACAGCCTGCTGCGCAGCGACGGTCCGCTGCCGCTGGGTCGTGTGGTGCACATCGGGACGCAGATCGCCGAAGCACTGGACGCTGCACACCGCCGCGGCGTGGTGCATCGCGACGTGAAGCCTGCCAACATCATGCTTGCCCGCGCCGAGCACGGGCAGTCCGAACGTGCGCTGATCACCGACTTCGGCATCGCCCGGTTGGAACAAGCAGCGGACGTGGGCGGTACTTCGCCCGGCGAGGATTCCACCGCGCCGGTCGACATCACCGGCAGCCTGGACGGCGTCCGGGCGACCGCGGCGTACGCGTCCCCGGAACAACTCGCCGGTGATCCGACCGACGGGCGGTCCGACCAGTACTCCCTGGCGTGCACCGTGTTCGCCCTGCTGACCGGCCACGGCCCGTACCCCGGCCCGGCGCGGACGGCGATCATGGGTCACCTGAACGCCCCGATACCTTCGGCGGACGTCGAGCGTCCCGACATTCCGAAGGCCGCGGCCGTCGCACTGCAGCGGGCGATGAGCAAGCACGCTGCTGATCGGTACGACAACTGTGCGCAGTTGATGCAGCACTTCCGGACGAGCCTGGCGGCCCCTGCCGTGCCTGCTGCGACGAAGCGGAATCGGATGCTCCTGCCGGCCGTCGGTGTTGCTGCGCTCCTCGGGGTCGGCGGAGTCGGACTGTGGCAGGTGCTGGGGGCGGACGCGGACCAGAAACGGATGGTGATCGGCACGACCACCGCCACTCGCACGACCGCTTCGACCAGCACGAAGCCCACCGAGGACGATCTGTGGCGCAAGGGTGCTCCGGTGCTGGCGATGTGGCCGAACCTTTTCCCACAGTCACCGTCGGCCGAGGGCTACCAGAACATGCTGTGTTCGCCGAACGACGAGGATAAGTCGTTCCGTAAGGTGCAGAGCTCGTACCGGTTCATCTGCGCGGTGCGGCAGCAGGGACCGAGCAAGCCGGTGATCGATGTCGATCTGGTGGTCTACAAGCCGGGGGACGGGCAACGCGCACAGGACGCGATGGTCGACGGCGTCCCACCGCTCCCGGTCGTCGCGCACGGCACGAAGCTGCGTAGCTACCACCTCAACGATCCGGTGGCGGGCAGCTGGATCCTGGTGCGGTACAACGCTGCTGACAAGAAGGACATCCACATCCAGGTGGGCACGAAGGATGGCTCGCTGAGCTACTCCGAGCTGTACGACTGGATCGCAGCCGCCCCGTTCTGA
- a CDS encoding M1 family metallopeptidase, with amino-acid sequence MPDKPSDLSAAQSNPVEDSYYPHRGEPYLDTLHYDLALDWKPSTKTLSGKAKITFRVTEQRTHVQFDLGSPLTVNATTLDGKPVTSSRGDSVLKIATGMLDKGSRHELVVDYSGTPAPVPAPSKRSDQDEGLGFTVSPDGTAWTMQEPFGAFTWYPVNDQPADKAFYDATLTAHEGTKGVFNGRPGPEKVTGETSVRRFHLDQPASSYLTTVAFGDYALLTDKGPRDLPLFYWYRPDRSDRTRVVDGLKKSPEILTWLEKYLGPYPFATGGSLMVPSDSAMETQTMNTMGDSTANQREYFLPTLAHEYAHQWVGDVISPVDWRDVWLNEGLALFLQAKYEDHAGFSPYEMTMSGYRSMEPGLRRQSGPPGKYDKDDFAASNVYVCGAVMYDRMATAYGDKFWAALKTWPSVKKYGNVTRDDLIKHFSDKIGVDLKTWITTWLESETTPTQEPPAA; translated from the coding sequence GTGCCCGACAAGCCGTCGGATCTGTCTGCGGCACAGTCGAACCCGGTCGAGGACAGTTACTACCCGCACCGCGGTGAGCCCTACCTCGACACTCTCCACTACGACCTCGCGCTCGACTGGAAGCCCAGCACGAAGACGCTCAGCGGCAAAGCGAAGATCACCTTCCGGGTCACCGAGCAGCGCACCCACGTCCAGTTCGACCTCGGTTCCCCGCTCACCGTCAACGCGACCACTCTCGACGGAAAACCGGTCACCTCGAGCCGCGGCGACAGCGTCCTCAAGATTGCGACCGGCATGCTCGACAAGGGCAGCCGCCACGAACTCGTGGTCGACTACTCCGGCACCCCGGCGCCCGTCCCCGCACCGTCCAAACGCAGCGACCAGGACGAAGGGCTCGGCTTCACCGTGTCGCCCGACGGCACCGCCTGGACGATGCAGGAGCCGTTCGGGGCGTTCACCTGGTACCCGGTCAATGACCAGCCGGCCGACAAGGCGTTCTACGACGCGACACTCACTGCTCACGAGGGCACGAAGGGCGTGTTCAACGGTCGCCCCGGCCCGGAGAAGGTCACCGGCGAGACCAGCGTGCGCAGGTTCCACCTCGATCAGCCGGCATCGTCCTACCTGACCACTGTGGCCTTCGGTGATTACGCGCTGCTCACCGACAAGGGTCCTCGCGATCTGCCGCTGTTCTACTGGTACCGCCCCGATCGCTCCGACCGAACGCGTGTCGTCGACGGTCTGAAGAAGTCGCCCGAGATCCTGACCTGGCTGGAGAAGTACCTCGGGCCCTACCCGTTCGCGACCGGCGGCTCGCTGATGGTGCCGTCGGATTCGGCTATGGAGACCCAGACGATGAACACGATGGGCGACAGCACCGCGAATCAGCGCGAATACTTCCTGCCCACCCTCGCCCACGAGTACGCACACCAGTGGGTCGGTGACGTCATCTCCCCGGTCGACTGGCGTGACGTGTGGCTGAACGAGGGTCTGGCTCTCTTCCTCCAGGCGAAGTACGAGGACCACGCCGGCTTCTCGCCGTACGAGATGACGATGAGTGGTTACCGGTCGATGGAACCCGGTCTGCGCCGTCAGTCCGGCCCTCCCGGCAAGTACGACAAGGACGACTTCGCAGCCTCCAACGTCTACGTGTGCGGGGCCGTGATGTACGACCGCATGGCCACCGCCTACGGCGACAAATTCTGGGCGGCGCTCAAGACCTGGCCGTCGGTCAAGAAGTACGGCAACGTCACCCGCGACGACCTCATCAAGCACTTCAGTGACAAGATCGGCGTCGATCTGAAGACCTGGATCACCACGTGGTTGGAGAGCGAGACGACGCCGACGCAAGAGCCGCCGGCCGCCTGA
- the truA gene encoding tRNA pseudouridine(38-40) synthase TruA — protein MRLRVDFGYDGTDFSGWAAQPGRRTVEDELAKAWATILRADAPKLTVAGRTDAGVHARGSVCHLDVDEELLAKLPGRSDRDPVDAAVTRLNGVLPDDVVVHSVSLARPGFDARFSASSRRYLYRIADADAFRDPLRRRDTVWIKSPLDLDAMDEAAAKLLGLNDFAAFCKKREGATTVRTLLRHDWARAADGVLEGTVVADAFCHSMVRALVGAIVPVGEGRRPVDWPAQVLTAAVRDPGVAVMPAHGLSLEEVAYPPDAELADRAQQARSVRTLD, from the coding sequence GTGCGACTACGGGTGGATTTCGGCTACGACGGCACGGACTTCTCCGGCTGGGCTGCGCAACCCGGACGGCGCACGGTCGAGGACGAACTGGCCAAGGCCTGGGCGACGATCCTGCGCGCCGATGCACCCAAACTCACGGTCGCCGGACGTACCGACGCAGGCGTGCACGCGCGCGGTTCGGTCTGCCACCTGGACGTCGACGAAGAACTGCTGGCCAAGCTGCCCGGGCGCTCGGACCGCGACCCGGTGGACGCCGCAGTCACGCGTCTCAACGGAGTGCTGCCGGACGACGTCGTCGTCCATTCAGTGTCGCTTGCTCGGCCGGGCTTCGACGCTCGCTTCTCTGCCAGCTCGCGTCGCTACCTCTACCGTATCGCCGACGCCGACGCGTTCCGTGACCCGCTGCGCCGGCGCGACACCGTCTGGATCAAGTCCCCCCTCGACCTCGACGCGATGGACGAAGCAGCCGCGAAACTGTTGGGGCTCAACGACTTCGCCGCCTTCTGCAAGAAGCGCGAAGGTGCCACCACCGTCCGGACGCTGCTGCGCCACGACTGGGCGCGCGCTGCTGACGGTGTGCTCGAAGGCACTGTCGTCGCGGACGCCTTCTGCCACTCGATGGTGCGTGCCCTGGTCGGTGCGATCGTCCCGGTCGGGGAGGGGCGGCGTCCTGTCGACTGGCCCGCACAGGTGCTGACGGCCGCCGTCCGTGATCCCGGTGTGGCGGTGATGCCGGCGCACGGCCTCAGCCTCGAAGAAGTTGCCTATCCGCCGGACGCCGAGCTGGCCGATCGCGCCCAACAGGCTCGATCGGTGCGCACGCTCGATTGA
- the rplM gene encoding 50S ribosomal protein L13 produces MRTYTPTTVAAQADRKWHVIDATDVVLGRLAAQTATLLRGKHKPTFAPHIDTGDFVIIINADKVALTGAKLEKKRAYRHSGFPGGLKSVSYTELMAKDPAKAVEKAVRGMLPHTSLGRNQLAKLKVYTGSEHPHAAQQPVPFEINQVAQ; encoded by the coding sequence GTGCGTACCTACACGCCCACGACCGTCGCCGCTCAGGCCGACCGCAAGTGGCACGTCATCGACGCCACCGACGTCGTTCTCGGCCGCCTCGCGGCCCAGACCGCGACGCTGCTGCGCGGCAAGCACAAGCCGACCTTTGCTCCGCACATCGACACCGGTGACTTCGTCATCATCATCAACGCCGACAAGGTCGCGTTGACCGGTGCGAAGCTGGAGAAGAAGCGCGCTTACCGTCACTCGGGCTTCCCGGGTGGCCTGAAGTCGGTGTCCTACACCGAGCTCATGGCCAAGGACCCGGCGAAGGCCGTCGAGAAGGCCGTCCGCGGCATGCTGCCCCACACCTCGCTCGGCCGCAACCAGCTGGCCAAGCTGAAGGTCTACACGGGTTCCGAACACCCGCACGCTGCGCAGCAGCCCGTTCCGTTCGAGATCAACCAGGTCGCGCAGTAA
- the rpsI gene encoding 30S ribosomal protein S9 has translation MADQQIDNEALEADEPTLSSYTSESTEAPTSEPTRRPSASAPGGATGRRKQAVARVRIVPGTGEWKINGRTLEAYFPNKVHQQIVNEPLTLLELDGAYDVLVRVHGGGPSGQAGAVRLGVARSLNGVDEELNRPALKKAGFLSRDARVPERKKAGLKKARKAPQYSKR, from the coding sequence GTGGCTGACCAGCAGATCGACAACGAGGCCCTCGAGGCCGACGAGCCCACCCTGAGCTCGTACACCAGCGAGTCCACCGAGGCCCCGACGAGCGAGCCGACCCGCCGCCCGTCCGCTTCGGCACCGGGCGGTGCCACCGGCCGCCGCAAGCAGGCCGTGGCCCGCGTCCGCATCGTCCCGGGAACGGGCGAGTGGAAGATCAACGGCCGCACGCTCGAGGCCTACTTCCCCAACAAGGTGCACCAGCAGATCGTCAACGAGCCGCTGACGCTGCTCGAGCTCGACGGCGCATACGACGTGCTCGTGCGCGTCCACGGCGGTGGCCCCTCCGGCCAGGCCGGCGCCGTCCGCCTGGGTGTCGCCCGTTCGCTGAACGGTGTCGACGAGGAGCTCAACCGTCCGGCCCTGAAGAAGGCAGGCTTCCTGTCCCGTGACGCTCGCGTCCCGGAGCGCAAGAAGGCCGGTCTCAAGAAGGCCCGTAAGGCACCGCAGTACTCCAAGCGTTGA
- a CDS encoding winged helix-turn-helix domain-containing protein, whose protein sequence is MSQPRRALAHPLRSRIVAHLRIDGAATGAELARVLETNTGVISYHVRVLEAAGLVEDTGLGNAKTRVWAIADDEDDDESFDDVAEDDPTGRWLDHDYVDHFAQRAHRWIDDQDAWASIWQESCGLRDAPVLATEEQFVAYLAELDELNERYRRIGAGSPGAKRVAVFLAPYPVDPPQ, encoded by the coding sequence ATGTCACAGCCACGCAGGGCCCTCGCCCACCCGCTGCGGTCGCGCATCGTCGCGCACCTGCGCATCGACGGTGCCGCCACCGGAGCCGAGCTGGCCCGCGTCCTGGAGACCAACACCGGCGTCATCAGCTACCACGTGCGCGTGCTCGAAGCGGCCGGCCTGGTCGAGGACACCGGCTTGGGCAACGCCAAGACCCGGGTCTGGGCGATCGCCGACGACGAGGACGACGACGAGTCCTTCGACGACGTCGCGGAGGACGACCCCACCGGGCGCTGGCTCGATCACGACTACGTCGACCATTTCGCCCAGCGGGCGCACCGCTGGATCGACGATCAGGACGCGTGGGCTTCGATCTGGCAGGAGTCGTGCGGCCTGCGCGATGCGCCGGTCCTGGCGACCGAGGAACAGTTCGTCGCTTATCTGGCCGAGCTGGACGAGCTCAACGAGCGCTACCGACGCATCGGTGCGGGTAGCCCTGGAGCCAAGCGGGTGGCGGTCTTTCTCGCGCCGTATCCCGTCGACCCGCCGCAGTAG
- the glmM gene encoding phosphoglucosamine mutase has product MTRLFGTDGVRGLANGPVINADKALRLSEAAARVFGRTITGGGERMTAVVGRDPRASGEFLSAAVIAGLASSGVDVYDVGVLPTPAVAFLTADLGANFGVMLSASHNAMPDNGIKFFALGGHKLPDEVEDRIEDAMDATPDRPTGAAVGRVRPFTEGAARYTDRLLSSLPHSLDGLHVVIDAAHGAASEVGPDAFRRAGAKVTVIGAEPDGLNINDGYGSTHLDKLQATVVEAGADFGVAFDGDADRCLAVDASGTQVDGDQIMAILAVGMKQRGALAGDTLVATVMSNLGLHKAMEKHGITVKQTAVGDRYVLEEMRRSSYNLGGEQSGHVILTDVGTTGDGVLTGLMLAAQVASSGRTMAELATVMSRLPQHMINVKGVDKAAVGSNAAVQEAISQASAELGVDGRVLLRPSGTEPVVRVMAEAPTAELAESVTARLAQVVQAELAL; this is encoded by the coding sequence GTGACGCGTCTGTTCGGCACCGATGGAGTACGAGGACTGGCCAACGGCCCGGTGATCAACGCCGACAAGGCGCTGCGGCTGTCCGAGGCAGCAGCCAGGGTCTTCGGACGCACGATCACCGGCGGCGGCGAACGCATGACCGCGGTCGTGGGACGCGACCCGCGCGCCTCGGGTGAGTTCCTCTCCGCGGCGGTCATCGCCGGCCTGGCCTCCAGTGGAGTCGACGTGTACGACGTCGGCGTTCTGCCGACGCCTGCCGTCGCGTTCCTCACCGCAGACCTCGGCGCCAACTTCGGCGTCATGCTCTCGGCAAGCCACAACGCGATGCCGGACAACGGCATCAAGTTCTTCGCTCTCGGTGGCCACAAGCTGCCTGATGAGGTCGAGGACCGCATCGAAGACGCGATGGACGCCACCCCCGACCGCCCGACCGGTGCCGCCGTCGGACGCGTCCGCCCGTTCACCGAAGGTGCTGCGCGCTACACCGATCGGCTGCTCTCGTCGCTGCCGCACTCGCTCGACGGGCTGCATGTCGTCATCGACGCCGCCCACGGTGCGGCCAGCGAGGTCGGCCCGGATGCGTTCCGCCGCGCAGGTGCGAAGGTCACCGTCATCGGCGCCGAGCCCGACGGTCTCAACATCAACGACGGCTACGGCTCCACCCACCTGGACAAGCTCCAGGCGACCGTCGTGGAGGCGGGTGCCGACTTCGGCGTGGCCTTCGACGGCGACGCCGACCGCTGCCTCGCGGTCGACGCGTCCGGCACCCAGGTCGACGGCGACCAGATCATGGCGATCCTCGCGGTCGGCATGAAGCAGCGCGGTGCGCTCGCGGGTGACACCCTGGTGGCCACCGTGATGAGCAACCTGGGGCTGCACAAGGCGATGGAAAAGCATGGCATCACGGTCAAGCAGACCGCGGTCGGTGACCGTTATGTGCTCGAGGAGATGCGTCGCAGTAGCTACAACCTGGGCGGCGAGCAGTCCGGCCACGTCATCCTGACCGACGTCGGCACCACCGGTGACGGGGTGCTCACCGGACTCATGCTGGCGGCGCAGGTCGCATCCTCCGGCCGCACGATGGCCGAACTTGCCACCGTCATGTCCCGCCTGCCGCAGCACATGATCAACGTCAAGGGCGTCGACAAGGCGGCTGTGGGAAGCAATGCCGCTGTGCAGGAAGCAATCTCGCAGGCGAGCGCTGAGCTCGGCGTCGACGGACGCGTGCTCCTGCGTCCCTCGGGTACCGAGCCGGTCGTCCGGGTGATGGCCGAGGCCCCGACCGCTGAGCTCGCCGAGTCGGTGACCGCGCGTCTGGCGCAGGTGGTCCAAGCAGAGCTGGCCCTCTAG
- a CDS encoding MOSC domain-containing protein → MRVVSLAVHPVKSTAIRPVEKASVTRAGLAGDRDWMVVNDFGELISAREFPPLFSVVADNAATGLAQVALKLSAPGIEPLTVDLPHDDEECSVRMFTRPPMTARAAGAQADAWLDRALGTRGFHLVWCSNPTARQLNPEFSRPDDHAAFQDGYPVTLLSTASVARLQDWVTEHAVERGEDAATIGSDRFRSNILIDGVPEAFAEDGWSGVRIAEVDFRVAKRVDRCVMTTIDPQTYRTAKEPIRTLAQHRRSGGKTWMAVALIPDSEGEISLGDEVIPHT, encoded by the coding sequence ATGCGGGTCGTCTCCCTGGCCGTCCACCCCGTCAAGAGCACCGCGATCCGACCGGTCGAGAAGGCGTCCGTCACCCGTGCCGGACTGGCCGGCGACCGCGACTGGATGGTCGTCAACGACTTCGGCGAGTTGATCTCCGCCCGTGAATTCCCGCCGCTGTTCAGCGTCGTGGCCGACAACGCTGCGACCGGGCTCGCCCAGGTGGCGCTGAAGCTGTCGGCGCCCGGCATCGAGCCGCTCACCGTCGACCTTCCGCACGACGACGAGGAATGTTCGGTGCGAATGTTCACCCGTCCGCCGATGACCGCGCGGGCCGCCGGTGCGCAGGCGGACGCCTGGCTCGACCGCGCCCTCGGCACCCGGGGATTCCATTTGGTGTGGTGCTCGAATCCGACTGCACGACAATTGAACCCGGAGTTCTCACGACCGGACGACCATGCCGCTTTTCAGGACGGCTACCCGGTCACCCTGCTGTCGACGGCGTCCGTCGCTCGATTGCAGGACTGGGTGACCGAACACGCGGTGGAACGCGGCGAGGATGCTGCGACCATCGGATCCGACCGCTTCCGCTCGAACATCCTGATCGACGGCGTGCCCGAGGCGTTCGCCGAGGACGGATGGAGCGGCGTCCGTATCGCAGAGGTCGACTTCCGGGTCGCCAAACGGGTCGACCGATGCGTGATGACCACGATCGATCCACAGACCTATCGCACGGCGAAGGAACCAATCAGAACCCTTGCGCAGCACCGGCGTTCGGGCGGCAAGACCTGGATGGCCGTTGCCCTCATCCCCGACTCCGAAGGGGAGATCTCCCTCGGCGACGAGGTCATCCCCCACACCTGA